The following proteins are encoded in a genomic region of Sebastes fasciatus isolate fSebFas1 chromosome 14, fSebFas1.pri, whole genome shotgun sequence:
- the LOC141782908 gene encoding histamine N-methyltransferase A-like isoform X2 has product MRQESVMAAQTCYEGSSVQSFQFYLEQSGEHEAMLQCVRKILPGEYKRIGAGKSSLDVLGVGSGGGEMDAQVLTLLQSTFPAVPITADIVEGSSELTDNFKAVVAKTTNLQKIPFAWHIMSSEGYEREVKAKGDMKRFDFIHMVQMIYYVDNLADTIKFYHSLLKNNGRLMIIVEAANAGWDTLWKTYKKDLCVHAITEYRSSGEVISCLKSQGLKYEEHAIPNTFDISECFNPSSQTGQRLLNFMTAKDNFYQSFTPEIRAGILDLLRNKCSTEKDGRVFFNSNLSCILVYA; this is encoded by the exons GAATCAGTCATGGCTGCGCAGACTTGTTATGAGGGCAGTTCTGTCCAAAGCTTTCAGTTCTACCTAGAACAATCGGGAGAGCACGAGGCCATGCTTCAGTGTGTTCGCAAGATCCTGCCAGGAGAATATAAAAG AATTGGAGCAGGCAAAAGCAGTCTGGATGTTCTTGGAGTTGGAAGTGGTGGAG GGGAGATGGACGCCCAGGTGCTCACTCTACTGCAGTCTACATTCCCTGCTGTCCCGATCACTGCTGACATTGTGGAGGGCAGCTCTGAGCTCACTGACAACTTCAAAG CTGTGGTAGCAAAGACCACCAACCTTCAGAAGATCCCATTTGCTTGGCATATCATGAGCAGTGAGGGCTATGAGAGGGAAGTCAAAGCAAAAGGAGACATGAAGAGATTTGACTTCATACACATGGTTCAG ATGATCTACTATGTAGACAACCTGGCCGACACCATCAAGTTCTACCACAGCCTTCTGAAGAACAATGGCAGGCTTATGATCATCGTTGAAGCAG CTAACGCTGGCTGGGACACCCTGTGGAAGACTTACAAGAAGGACCTCTGCGTCCACGCCATCACAGAGTACCGCTCATCAGGAGAGGTTATTTCCTGCCTGAAGAGCCAGGGTCTGAAATATGAGGAGCACGCCATTCCCAACACCTTCGACATCTCTGAGTGCTTCAATCCAAGCAGCCAGACTGGACAACGTCTGCTCAATTTCATGACAGCGAAAGATAACTTCTACCAGTCCTTCACCCCAGAGATCAGAGCAGGCATTTTAGACCTTCTCAGAAACAAGTGCAGCACTGAAAAAGACGGCAGGGTATTCTTCAACAGTAATTTGAGCTGCATACTTGTTTATGCTTGA
- the LOC141782908 gene encoding histamine N-methyltransferase A-like isoform X1 yields the protein MFKESVMAAQTCYEGSSVQSFQFYLEQSGEHEAMLQCVRKILPGEYKRIGAGKSSLDVLGVGSGGGEMDAQVLTLLQSTFPAVPITADIVEGSSELTDNFKAVVAKTTNLQKIPFAWHIMSSEGYEREVKAKGDMKRFDFIHMVQMIYYVDNLADTIKFYHSLLKNNGRLMIIVEAANAGWDTLWKTYKKDLCVHAITEYRSSGEVISCLKSQGLKYEEHAIPNTFDISECFNPSSQTGQRLLNFMTAKDNFYQSFTPEIRAGILDLLRNKCSTEKDGRVFFNSNLSCILVYA from the exons ATGTTCAAG GAATCAGTCATGGCTGCGCAGACTTGTTATGAGGGCAGTTCTGTCCAAAGCTTTCAGTTCTACCTAGAACAATCGGGAGAGCACGAGGCCATGCTTCAGTGTGTTCGCAAGATCCTGCCAGGAGAATATAAAAG AATTGGAGCAGGCAAAAGCAGTCTGGATGTTCTTGGAGTTGGAAGTGGTGGAG GGGAGATGGACGCCCAGGTGCTCACTCTACTGCAGTCTACATTCCCTGCTGTCCCGATCACTGCTGACATTGTGGAGGGCAGCTCTGAGCTCACTGACAACTTCAAAG CTGTGGTAGCAAAGACCACCAACCTTCAGAAGATCCCATTTGCTTGGCATATCATGAGCAGTGAGGGCTATGAGAGGGAAGTCAAAGCAAAAGGAGACATGAAGAGATTTGACTTCATACACATGGTTCAG ATGATCTACTATGTAGACAACCTGGCCGACACCATCAAGTTCTACCACAGCCTTCTGAAGAACAATGGCAGGCTTATGATCATCGTTGAAGCAG CTAACGCTGGCTGGGACACCCTGTGGAAGACTTACAAGAAGGACCTCTGCGTCCACGCCATCACAGAGTACCGCTCATCAGGAGAGGTTATTTCCTGCCTGAAGAGCCAGGGTCTGAAATATGAGGAGCACGCCATTCCCAACACCTTCGACATCTCTGAGTGCTTCAATCCAAGCAGCCAGACTGGACAACGTCTGCTCAATTTCATGACAGCGAAAGATAACTTCTACCAGTCCTTCACCCCAGAGATCAGAGCAGGCATTTTAGACCTTCTCAGAAACAAGTGCAGCACTGAAAAAGACGGCAGGGTATTCTTCAACAGTAATTTGAGCTGCATACTTGTTTATGCTTGA